The following are encoded in a window of Anoplopoma fimbria isolate UVic2021 breed Golden Eagle Sablefish chromosome 3, Afim_UVic_2022, whole genome shotgun sequence genomic DNA:
- the yipf1 gene encoding protein YIPF1, which translates to MASTNDPFQFQEFEEAGNLLEANRDAITISIEDEDIKPEKQRKAAGFSPDDEDPLAGDDKTELLSGEKTSVPFWTFEYYQKFFDVETHHVKERIIGSMLPWPGKNFIHVHLRRNPDLYGPFWICTTLVFAIAISGNISNFLVHLGKPNYKYTPEFQKVTIAATAIFSYAWFVPLALWGLLLWRNNKIMNLVSYSFMEIVCVYGYSLSIYIPAVVLWILPYEWLRWCTVVVALCLSGSVLVLTFWPAVRDDHPKVIIAIMSAIVVLNVLLAVGCKAYFFSKPEEAIPADNSAATELTKAPSAT; encoded by the exons ATGGCGTCCACCAATGACCCATTCCAATTTCAAG AATTTGAAGAAGCTGGCAATCTTTTGGAAGCCAACAGAGATGCAATCACAATAAGTATTGAAGATGAGGATATCAAACCTGAGAAGCAGAGAAAGGCAGCTGGTTTCTCTCCTGATGACGAGGACCCACTGGCCGGTGATGACAAAACAGAG CTTCTCTCTGGGGAAAAGACAAGTGTCCCCTTCTGGACATTTGAGTACTACCAAAAGTTTTTTGACGTTGAGACCCATCAC GTGAAGGAAAGAATCATTGGATCAATGCTGCCATGGCCTGGAAAGAATTTCATTCATGTCCACCTTCGTAGGAATCCTGATCTATATG GACCATTCTGGATTTGCACAACCCTTGTGTTTGCTATTGCCATCAGTGGAAACATATCCAACTTTCTGGTGCACTTGGGCAAACCAAACTACAAGTATACCCCAGAGTTTCAAAAAG TGACAATAGCTGCAACAGCGATCTTCAGCTATGCTTGGTTTGTGCCCCTTGCCCTGTGGGGTTTGCTGCTATGGAGAAACAACAAGATCATGAACCTGGTGTCGTACTCCTTCATGGAGATCGTCTGTGTGTATGGATATTCCCTTTCCATTTACATACCAGCAGTG GTCCTATGGATTCTCCCATATGAATGGCTGAGGTGGTGCACCGTCGTTGTggctctctgcctctctggctCAGTTCTGGTGTTGACTTTCTGGCCTGCAGTCAGGGATGACCACCCTAAAGTTATCATAGCAATCATGTCGGCCATTGTTGTGCTCAACGTCCTGCTTGCGGTCGGCTGTAAG gcCTATTTCTTCAGCAAACCAGAAGAAGCAATACCAGCTGACAATTCAGCTGCAACAGAGTTGACCAAAGCACCCTCTGCAACATGA